The Candidatus Microthrix parvicella Bio17-1 genome has a window encoding:
- the rpsD gene encoding 30S ribosomal protein S4: MSRYTGPRARVSRRLGTNIWGTKGEDLAMEKRPYPPGQHGRTRRRGNVSEYLVQLQEKQKARFSYGLTEKQFRKLYEEASRRPGVTGETLLMYCELRVDNVVYRSGLAATRPQARQLVSHGHFEVNGKRVHTPSYRLRKGDVVTLREKSREMITITWNKDTLDRTPPAWLERGENNNSITVRELPVREQIDIPVREQLIVELYSK; the protein is encoded by the coding sequence ATGTCCCGCTACACAGGACCCCGGGCGCGCGTCTCGCGCCGCCTCGGCACCAACATCTGGGGAACCAAGGGCGAAGACCTCGCCATGGAAAAGCGTCCCTACCCACCAGGTCAGCACGGCCGCACCCGACGACGCGGCAACGTGTCGGAATATCTTGTGCAGTTGCAGGAGAAGCAGAAGGCGCGCTTCAGCTACGGCCTGACTGAGAAGCAATTCCGCAAGCTGTACGAAGAGGCCTCCCGCCGGCCTGGGGTCACGGGTGAGACCCTGCTGATGTACTGCGAGCTGCGTGTCGACAATGTCGTCTACCGCTCAGGACTGGCCGCCACCCGGCCCCAGGCCCGCCAGCTGGTGAGCCACGGTCATTTCGAGGTGAACGGCAAGCGGGTGCACACCCCCAGCTACCGCCTGCGGAAGGGCGATGTGGTCACGCTGCGCGAGAAGAGCCGCGAGATGATCACGATCACCTGGAACAAGGACACCCTCGATCGCACCCCTCCGGCCTGGCTGGAGCGTGGGGAGAACAACAACTCCATCACGGTGCGCGAACTGCCGGTGCGCGAACAGATCGACATCCCGGTGCGCGAACAGCTCATCGTCGAGCTCTACTCCAAGTAA
- a CDS encoding DNA-directed RNA polymerase subunit alpha yields MLVIQRPTVEALDEGEGTRQQFAIGPLEPGFGHTMGNSLRRTLLSSIPGAAITSVRFDDALHEFDTIRGVAEDVTDIILNLKDVVVSSESDAPVVLRLDVAGPATVTAGNIRTTTDVEILNGELALATVNEDGHLAMELTIERGRGYSPADSTKGNTTIGAIPIDAIYSPVRRVSFTVEPTRVEQSTNYDRLVIDIETDGSLEPRDALASAGATLTGLVQLVAELTDEPEGLELGDLAPAAGLSPDLELPIEDLELSERPRNCLKRAQVNTVGELLSKTPDDLLAITNFGQKSLDEVLVKLDERGLSLNSRELG; encoded by the coding sequence ATGCTCGTGATCCAACGACCCACGGTCGAAGCCCTCGACGAGGGCGAAGGTACCCGTCAGCAGTTCGCCATCGGCCCACTTGAGCCCGGCTTCGGGCACACGATGGGCAATTCGCTGCGCCGTACATTGCTGTCCTCCATCCCGGGCGCTGCCATCACCTCTGTGCGATTCGATGATGCGCTGCACGAGTTCGACACGATTCGCGGTGTGGCAGAGGATGTCACCGACATCATCCTGAACCTGAAGGATGTCGTCGTCTCGTCGGAGTCCGATGCGCCGGTGGTTCTCCGCCTCGATGTGGCGGGCCCCGCCACGGTGACCGCCGGCAACATTCGTACCACCACCGATGTGGAGATTCTCAACGGCGAGCTGGCGTTGGCCACGGTGAATGAGGATGGTCACTTGGCCATGGAGCTCACCATCGAGCGTGGCCGTGGCTACTCGCCCGCCGACTCGACCAAGGGCAACACCACCATTGGTGCAATTCCCATCGATGCCATCTACTCACCGGTTCGGCGCGTGTCCTTCACGGTGGAGCCCACCCGGGTTGAGCAGTCGACCAACTACGACCGCTTGGTGATCGACATCGAGACCGACGGTTCGTTGGAGCCCCGTGATGCATTGGCCTCGGCCGGCGCCACGTTGACCGGCCTCGTACAGCTCGTTGCCGAGCTGACCGACGAGCCCGAAGGACTCGAGCTGGGCGATTTGGCACCCGCTGCCGGTTTGTCGCCCGATCTTGAGCTGCCCATCGAAGACCTGGAACTCTCCGAGCGTCCCCGCAACTGCCTGAAGCGGGCCCAGGTGAACACCGTGGGCGAACTGTTGTCGAAGACCCCCGACGACCTACTGGCCATCACCAACTTTGGACAGAAGTCCCTCGACGAGGTGCTCGTCAAGCTTGACGAGCGAGGGCTGTCCCTCAACTCACGGGAGCTCGGATGA
- the truA gene encoding tRNA pseudouridine(38-40) synthase TruA: MTRWRLDVAYDGSGFRGFAVNVGIRSVAGELQGALAKMCGHAVVLVCAGRTDAEVHARRQVVHFESDANLDSLRMVRSLNRMLGPEIAVIAALVVPGSFDARFSAIWRRYRYSVVTSVWVDPQLARFVWHTEGDLDAEAMREAAQTFVGRHDFSAFCRRTPPAPGRPERSRVRNLFEFAIVPDGTNRLDFWVLASSFCHHQVRSMVGTLVEVGEGRRSVASVAEALESQDRQQCGRVAPAHGLTLWEVGY; the protein is encoded by the coding sequence GTGACGCGGTGGCGGCTGGATGTCGCCTATGACGGCTCCGGCTTTAGGGGGTTCGCCGTCAACGTTGGGATCCGCAGCGTTGCCGGGGAGTTGCAGGGTGCCCTGGCGAAGATGTGCGGCCACGCGGTGGTGCTGGTGTGTGCCGGTCGGACCGACGCCGAGGTGCACGCCCGGCGCCAGGTGGTGCATTTCGAGAGCGATGCCAACCTGGACTCGCTTCGGATGGTGCGTTCGCTCAACCGGATGTTGGGGCCCGAGATCGCCGTGATCGCGGCACTCGTGGTGCCCGGGTCGTTCGACGCTCGATTTTCGGCGATATGGCGCCGGTATCGCTACTCGGTGGTTACCTCGGTATGGGTTGATCCCCAGCTGGCCCGCTTTGTTTGGCACACCGAGGGCGACCTCGACGCGGAGGCGATGCGCGAGGCGGCTCAGACGTTTGTTGGCCGGCACGACTTCTCTGCATTCTGTCGTCGCACGCCGCCGGCGCCTGGCAGGCCGGAGCGATCGCGGGTCCGCAACCTTTTCGAGTTTGCCATCGTTCCCGACGGTACAAATCGGCTGGACTTCTGGGTGCTTGCCAGCTCGTTCTGCCATCACCAGGTGCGATCGATGGTGGGAACGCTCGTCGAGGTGGGAGAGGGCCGACGCAGCGTGGCCTCGGTTGCTGAAGCCCTGGAATCTCAAGATCGACAGCAGTGCGGGCGGGTGGCCCCGGCTCATGGCTTGACGCTGTGGGAGGTGGGGTACTGA
- a CDS encoding RNA polymerase sigma factor, with translation MSDPDGHAASEYEQMDPELAAQSDAALVVAVGRYDEGALRELYRRHGDAVYGLANRVICDRHIAEEVLQDTFVRLWNSPEKFDSERGTLRTYLLRMTHGRSVDRIRSEQARRNREERHEVDLATTRPSADIEREAWEMIRSSNIRDALEELSTSERDAIVLAYFGGRTYREVAEQLSIPEGTAKSRIRLGLAKLASHLEAAGLGVQT, from the coding sequence GTGAGTGATCCAGATGGCCATGCAGCCTCGGAATATGAGCAGATGGACCCCGAACTGGCTGCCCAGTCCGATGCCGCCCTGGTGGTGGCAGTCGGCCGATACGACGAAGGGGCGCTGCGCGAGCTGTATCGACGTCATGGCGATGCTGTGTATGGCCTGGCCAACCGGGTGATCTGCGATCGTCACATCGCCGAGGAGGTGCTCCAAGACACGTTTGTTCGTCTCTGGAACTCTCCTGAGAAGTTCGACTCGGAACGGGGCACGCTGCGCACCTACCTGTTGCGCATGACCCACGGCCGGTCGGTCGATCGGATTCGTAGCGAACAGGCCAGACGCAATCGTGAGGAGCGTCACGAGGTGGATCTGGCCACAACCAGGCCTTCGGCCGACATCGAGCGCGAAGCCTGGGAAATGATTCGGTCATCCAACATCCGGGATGCCCTCGAAGAACTCTCGACCTCCGAGCGCGACGCAATCGTGCTGGCCTACTTCGGTGGCCGAACCTACCGGGAGGTTGCCGAACAACTGTCCATCCCCGAAGGCACGGCCAAGAGCCGGATCCGGCTGGGGCTCGCCAAGCTTGCCTCGCATTTGGAGGCGGCAGGACTAGGAGTCCAGACATGA
- a CDS encoding anti-sigma factor domain-containing protein: protein MTANFDGAAGNGDGAAESIETLLGVYALDAVSQEERAEVDALLQRSPDARAELATLQVAVDALAAEAASAPPIGTWDRLRDRLAESDGAPGESTGGAPSVSALFPEGSLSGRPGMIATTGPTDRSSGPNPGAGAAPGGDALEDGHARAVPDELSSRREARGHNVPPGAAVAGGGSVSSLRSKVWPMLAAAAAVVAVLMLGGLVVRQGDRIDNLSAEMASGSIERSAQEALADPSSELVDLAGDDLKVNLRAAVRPDGTGYLFADNLPELPADQTYQLWAARDDNVVSVGVLGNRPRVSAFQTATDARALAITVETAGGVVSSDHDPVAAGEFT, encoded by the coding sequence ATGACCGCCAACTTCGATGGTGCCGCCGGCAACGGAGACGGCGCCGCTGAGTCGATCGAAACACTCTTGGGGGTCTACGCCCTCGATGCCGTCTCCCAAGAGGAGCGAGCGGAGGTTGACGCGTTGTTGCAACGCTCTCCCGACGCCCGCGCCGAACTGGCAACCCTCCAGGTCGCCGTGGATGCGCTGGCGGCCGAGGCTGCCTCCGCCCCTCCGATCGGCACCTGGGACCGTCTGCGCGACCGGCTGGCCGAGTCTGACGGGGCGCCTGGTGAATCGACAGGAGGAGCGCCCTCCGTCTCAGCCTTGTTTCCGGAGGGCTCGCTCAGCGGACGGCCGGGCATGATCGCCACGACGGGGCCCACCGACCGGTCTTCTGGGCCGAACCCCGGAGCGGGTGCCGCGCCTGGCGGCGATGCGTTGGAAGACGGCCATGCCAGGGCGGTGCCCGACGAGCTGAGCAGCCGACGGGAGGCACGAGGCCACAATGTTCCGCCTGGCGCAGCCGTCGCAGGTGGTGGCTCGGTGAGCAGCCTGCGGTCGAAGGTCTGGCCAATGTTGGCGGCCGCGGCCGCTGTGGTGGCGGTGCTGATGCTTGGTGGCCTGGTGGTTCGCCAAGGCGACCGAATCGACAACCTGAGCGCCGAGATGGCCTCGGGGAGCATCGAGCGGTCGGCCCAGGAAGCGCTTGCCGATCCGTCCTCCGAGTTGGTCGACCTTGCAGGGGATGATTTGAAGGTCAACCTGCGGGCGGCGGTGAGGCCCGATGGAACCGGCTACCTGTTTGCCGACAATCTGCCTGAACTGCCTGCGGATCAGACCTATCAGCTGTGGGCCGCCCGGGACGACAACGTGGTCTCGGTCGGCGTGCTGGGTAACCGCCCTCGGGTGAGCGCGTTCCAGACCGCCACCGATGCCAGGGCGCTGGCGATCACGGTCGAGACGGCAGGTGGCGTGGTCAGCTCTGATCACGACCCCGTGGCGGCGGGCGAGTTCACCTGA
- a CDS encoding molybdopterin-dependent oxidoreductase: MAGLAAAGAALGVAELVAAPFSSVSSPVVAVGNVVVDNVPNAVKEFAIATFGQNDKIALIFGTTIFLFIFGAVLGMLTTKRRIAAPVGAGVFALVGAVSALSRTGAGPLAVLPSILGGLTAAAVLDLLLWPPQRQAGVSDSADRRRFLVGSSLVVAGAAAAGGLGKAVSGLFKVSTNRGEIVLPKPAEAAKALPSGIDPDIAGLTPFITPAKDFYRVDTALEIPRVNGKDWKLDILGMVDNERSYSLADLLDRPLIERTITLVCVSNQVGGRLAGTAKWLGVPLAELLDEAGPQDGADQVLSRSVDDFTASTPLKTIYDGRDAMVVVGMNGEPLSLERGFPARLLVPGLYGFVSATKWLSELNVTTFEAEQAYWTKRDWATDAPIKTLSRIDRPGGLGDTVDPGTVPVAGVAWDPHVGIDKVELKIDDAAWVEADLAPVPSADTWVQWSYPWKATSGSHTIVVRATNADGETQPFDRVKPIPDGATGWQKIVVNVT; encoded by the coding sequence GTGGCCGGTCTGGCCGCCGCCGGAGCCGCCCTCGGAGTAGCCGAACTGGTGGCTGCGCCATTCAGTTCGGTCTCATCACCGGTGGTCGCCGTGGGCAATGTTGTCGTCGACAATGTGCCCAATGCCGTCAAGGAATTCGCCATTGCAACGTTCGGGCAGAACGACAAGATCGCCCTGATCTTCGGCACCACGATCTTCCTCTTCATCTTTGGTGCGGTGCTCGGCATGCTCACCACCAAGCGCCGCATCGCCGCCCCCGTCGGTGCCGGTGTCTTCGCCCTCGTCGGTGCGGTCTCAGCGTTGAGCCGCACCGGCGCAGGGCCGCTCGCCGTTCTCCCCAGCATCCTGGGCGGTCTCACCGCCGCAGCGGTGCTGGATCTGCTGCTGTGGCCACCACAGCGGCAGGCGGGGGTTTCCGATTCCGCCGACCGTCGTCGATTTCTGGTCGGCTCCTCCCTCGTCGTCGCAGGTGCGGCGGCGGCCGGCGGGCTCGGGAAGGCCGTTTCCGGACTGTTCAAGGTGTCGACCAATCGGGGAGAGATCGTTCTGCCCAAGCCGGCGGAGGCCGCAAAGGCTCTTCCTTCTGGCATAGATCCGGACATCGCTGGACTCACCCCCTTCATCACCCCGGCCAAGGACTTCTACCGGGTGGACACCGCCCTGGAGATCCCCCGGGTCAACGGCAAAGACTGGAAGCTCGACATCCTGGGCATGGTGGACAACGAGCGCAGCTACTCGCTCGCCGACCTGCTTGACCGCCCCCTCATCGAGCGCACGATCACGCTGGTGTGCGTCTCCAACCAGGTTGGGGGGCGTCTGGCCGGCACCGCGAAGTGGTTGGGCGTGCCGCTCGCCGAGCTCCTCGACGAGGCCGGACCGCAGGACGGGGCCGATCAGGTGCTCAGCCGTTCGGTGGACGACTTCACTGCCAGCACCCCACTGAAGACGATCTACGACGGGCGGGACGCAATGGTGGTCGTCGGTATGAACGGCGAGCCGTTGTCGCTGGAACGGGGCTTCCCGGCACGTCTGCTGGTGCCCGGACTGTACGGATTCGTCTCGGCAACCAAGTGGCTGTCCGAACTGAACGTCACCACCTTTGAGGCCGAGCAGGCCTACTGGACCAAGCGTGACTGGGCCACCGACGCACCGATCAAGACCCTCAGCCGCATCGACCGCCCCGGCGGCCTCGGCGACACGGTCGATCCTGGCACGGTGCCCGTGGCGGGCGTCGCCTGGGACCCGCACGTCGGGATCGACAAGGTGGAACTCAAAATCGACGACGCCGCCTGGGTCGAAGCCGACCTGGCACCCGTCCCCTCAGCCGACACCTGGGTCCAGTGGTCCTACCCCTGGAAGGCCACCTCAGGCAGTCACACCATCGTTGTCAGAGCAACCAATGCCGACGGCGAAACTCAACCGTTCGACCGGGTCAAACCCATCCCAGATGGTGCAACCGGTTGGCAAAAGATCGTGGTGAACGTGACATGA
- a CDS encoding fasciclin domain-containing protein, which yields MRFNTKPRKAIVAFGLVGSLILAGCSDDDGSTNASDTSAQTTETTAASGDTASADFSQDNFGEGCAAVPADGKGSFEGMSEDPVATAASNNPALSTLVAAVTAANLGDTLNSAEALTVFAPADSAFQKIPKETLDTLLADPTGDLTDILKVHVVEGKMSAQDLIDAGSVKSLQGSELKITADGDTMKVNDSTVVCGNVQTANATVFIIDSVLMPEAADAASGDTASAAFADDNFGEGCAAVPADGKGSFEGMSEDPVATAASNNPALSTLVAAVTAANLGDTLNSAEALTVFAPADSAFQKIPKETLDTLLADPTGDLTDILKVHVVEGKMSAQDLIDAGSVKSLQGSELKITADGDTMKVNDSTVVCGNVQTANATVFIIDSVLMPS from the coding sequence ATGCGTTTCAACACCAAGCCCCGCAAAGCCATCGTCGCCTTCGGCCTCGTCGGTTCATTGATTCTCGCCGGTTGTTCCGACGATGACGGAAGCACCAATGCGTCCGACACGTCGGCTCAGACCACCGAGACGACGGCCGCCTCCGGCGACACTGCCTCAGCAGATTTCAGTCAGGACAACTTTGGTGAGGGCTGCGCTGCGGTCCCAGCTGACGGGAAGGGCAGCTTCGAGGGCATGTCGGAGGATCCGGTGGCCACTGCGGCCTCCAACAACCCGGCGCTTTCCACTCTGGTTGCCGCGGTCACCGCCGCCAACCTTGGTGACACCCTGAACTCGGCTGAGGCCCTGACGGTGTTCGCTCCCGCCGATTCGGCGTTTCAGAAGATCCCCAAGGAGACGCTGGACACGCTGCTGGCCGACCCGACCGGTGACCTGACCGACATCTTGAAGGTGCATGTGGTTGAGGGCAAGATGAGCGCCCAGGACCTGATCGATGCCGGTTCGGTGAAGAGCCTGCAGGGCTCCGAGCTGAAGATCACCGCTGATGGCGACACCATGAAGGTGAACGACTCCACTGTGGTCTGCGGCAATGTTCAGACCGCCAACGCCACCGTGTTCATCATCGACTCGGTGCTCATGCCCGAGGCAGCCGACGCCGCCTCCGGCGACACTGCCTCCGCTGCGTTCGCCGACGACAACTTTGGTGAGGGCTGCGCTGCGGTCCCAGCTGACGGGAAGGGCAGCTTCGAGGGCATGTCGGAGGATCCGGTGGCCACTGCGGCCTCCAACAACCCGGCGCTTTCCACTCTGGTTGCCGCGGTCACCGCCGCCAACCTTGGTGACACCCTGAACTCGGCTGAGGCCCTGACGGTGTTCGCTCCCGCCGATTCGGCGTTTCAGAAGATCCCCAAGGAGACGCTGGACACGCTGCTGGCCGACCCGACCGGTGACCTGACCGACATCTTGAAGGTGCATGTGGTTGAGGGCAAGATGAGCGCCCAGGACCTGATCGATGCCGGTTCGGTGAAGAGCCTGCAGGGCTCCGAGCTGAAGATCACCGCTGATGGCGACACCATGAAGGTGAACGACTCCACTGTGGTCTGCGGCAATGTTCAGACCGCCAACGCCACCGTGTTCATCATCGACTCGGTGCTGATGCCCAGCTAG
- a CDS encoding NAD-dependent malic enzyme, whose amino-acid sequence MADTPTPAYSLRLRVRMENRPGMLGRLAMAIGEVGANIAALDGFEVKTSHLVQNAVVYCRSESHQEQVLAAVNDIDGIIVLEWSDQVFDLHQGGKIELSSLSELRDNDDLSMAYTPGVARVCMEISKNPARAHDLTIKANTVAIVSDGTAVLGLGDIGPEAAMPVMEGKALLFKHFAGVDAFPICLDTKDPQEIIETVARLAPTFGGINLEDIAAPGAFEIEEALVERLDIPVFHDDQHGTAIVTLAALDNALRIVGKALGEIKIVVSGVGAAGVAVSKILMGAGATHVVGVDSQGAVHTGRENLNSSKQWFAEHTNPEALAGSLTDVMGGADVFIGLSAPNVLTREDVESMNADPIVFAMANPDPEIRPELIADIAAVIATGRSDFANQINNVLAFPGVFRGAFDAGATKITQGMNLSAAHAIASVVGDDLAADHIIPSVFDPRVADRVAAAVSAAARSEGVVRNR is encoded by the coding sequence ATGGCTGATACCCCCACCCCCGCGTATTCACTGCGCCTGCGTGTCCGCATGGAGAACCGCCCCGGCATGTTGGGCCGGCTGGCCATGGCCATCGGCGAGGTGGGTGCCAACATCGCCGCGCTCGACGGGTTCGAGGTGAAGACCTCGCATCTGGTGCAAAACGCCGTCGTGTATTGCAGGAGCGAGTCGCACCAGGAGCAGGTGCTGGCAGCGGTGAACGACATTGACGGCATCATCGTGCTCGAGTGGTCCGATCAGGTCTTCGACCTGCACCAGGGCGGCAAAATCGAGCTGAGCTCGTTGTCGGAACTGCGTGACAACGATGACCTGTCGATGGCCTACACGCCGGGTGTGGCCCGGGTCTGCATGGAGATCTCCAAGAATCCGGCGAGGGCGCACGACCTGACCATCAAGGCCAATACGGTGGCCATCGTGTCCGACGGCACCGCAGTCCTCGGTTTGGGTGACATCGGCCCCGAGGCGGCCATGCCGGTGATGGAGGGCAAAGCGTTGCTGTTCAAGCATTTTGCCGGGGTGGATGCCTTTCCCATCTGCCTGGACACCAAGGATCCGCAGGAAATCATTGAGACCGTGGCCCGCCTGGCCCCGACCTTCGGTGGCATCAACCTGGAGGACATCGCCGCCCCCGGTGCATTCGAAATCGAGGAGGCGCTGGTGGAACGCCTTGACATTCCGGTGTTTCACGACGACCAGCACGGCACGGCCATCGTCACCCTCGCCGCGCTGGACAATGCGTTGCGGATTGTTGGCAAAGCGCTCGGCGAGATCAAGATCGTGGTGTCCGGTGTGGGTGCCGCAGGAGTTGCCGTTTCCAAAATCCTGATGGGCGCGGGAGCGACGCATGTGGTTGGGGTCGACTCGCAGGGCGCGGTGCACACCGGTCGGGAGAATCTGAACAGTTCGAAGCAGTGGTTTGCCGAGCACACCAACCCCGAGGCGCTCGCCGGCAGTCTCACCGATGTGATGGGTGGCGCCGACGTGTTCATCGGGTTGTCTGCGCCCAATGTCTTGACCCGGGAGGATGTCGAGAGCATGAACGCCGACCCGATCGTCTTCGCGATGGCCAACCCCGACCCCGAGATTCGGCCCGAGCTCATCGCCGACATCGCGGCGGTGATTGCCACCGGCCGCTCGGACTTTGCCAACCAGATCAACAATGTGTTGGCCTTCCCCGGCGTGTTCCGAGGTGCCTTCGATGCAGGGGCCACCAAGATCACCCAGGGCATGAACCTGTCGGCCGCGCATGCGATCGCCTCGGTGGTTGGGGACGATCTTGCTGCCGACCACATCATCCCGTCGGTGTTCGACCCGCGTGTCGCCGATCGGGTGGCGGCGGCAGTCAGTGCCGCGGCCCGGAGTGAGGGAGTGGTGCGCAATCGCTGA
- a CDS encoding HAD family hydrolase — translation MIRAVTYDFWNTLIGEHDSPEDQRVDRVMVALASVKADVAKEALLAATAAAESFYEVRWRENRPFSPEEWSAQVLGELSIDDPAAHDAVAAELHRGLPVTQRILAPGIADTLRTLKDAGIKVGIVCDVGITPSTALRGYLEHFEVLKYFDHWSFSDDVGIYKPDARIFDHALDGLGVAAGETAHVGDLRRTDVTGALGRGITAVRYRHWRDDQTELPEADMVLDHHPDLPAMLGIG, via the coding sequence TTGATCCGCGCAGTCACCTACGATTTCTGGAACACCCTGATCGGTGAGCACGATTCGCCCGAAGATCAGCGGGTCGACCGGGTGATGGTGGCCTTGGCGTCGGTGAAGGCCGATGTGGCCAAGGAGGCACTTCTCGCGGCCACCGCCGCCGCAGAGAGCTTCTACGAGGTGCGCTGGCGGGAGAACCGACCGTTTTCACCCGAGGAATGGTCGGCTCAGGTGCTGGGGGAACTTTCCATCGATGACCCCGCGGCCCACGATGCCGTGGCTGCGGAGTTGCACCGAGGGCTGCCCGTTACCCAACGTATCCTGGCCCCCGGGATCGCGGACACGCTCCGCACCCTCAAGGACGCAGGCATCAAGGTGGGCATCGTCTGCGATGTCGGTATCACCCCGTCAACGGCACTTCGGGGGTACCTCGAGCACTTCGAGGTGCTGAAGTACTTCGATCACTGGTCGTTTTCTGACGATGTGGGCATCTACAAGCCCGACGCACGCATCTTCGATCATGCACTCGACGGGCTGGGTGTGGCGGCGGGTGAGACGGCGCACGTTGGTGATCTGCGACGCACAGATGTGACCGGGGCGCTCGGCAGGGGCATCACCGCGGTGCGCTATCGCCACTGGCGCGATGATCAGACCGAGTTGCCGGAAGCCGACATGGTTCTGGACCACCACCCGGACCTGCCTGCAATGTTGGGCATCGGCTGA
- a CDS encoding DUF2017 family protein gives MTAEGPDGAWGDNVQDDAEAASGNDAVEHDDAADDAADDAAGGLSGVAPGTTLAWSGWAIDEQLPDRLCAVTRSLAHRLTQELPELAHQNPEGGQHFNHQQLMAAMEHALGTLAEVCDGRTLAGEDLGAAFGAAHDGAVIAAIVAATTDESAVAQQGRWLQRTSEEFHHAMWRRFVPMDDGRFRVRLRRGERVLVARVLAEQQQRLAEDTPDLAPLFPPGYGDVDPDAAIRSAEFASLTRDDLMMGRRNALQSMQASLGERIIDADTLAAWMRTFNDVRLVMGTNLEIDHDEQPPPVPWDPTFPAWRSYSLLGNLVHEAVMALRTQL, from the coding sequence ATGACCGCGGAGGGCCCGGATGGGGCGTGGGGTGACAACGTCCAGGACGACGCCGAAGCCGCATCCGGCAATGACGCCGTCGAGCACGATGATGCCGCCGATGACGCCGCCGATGACGCCGCTGGCGGGCTGTCCGGCGTGGCTCCGGGCACCACCCTGGCGTGGAGTGGCTGGGCGATCGACGAACAGCTTCCAGATCGGCTTTGCGCAGTGACACGGTCACTCGCACACCGGCTCACCCAGGAGTTGCCCGAATTGGCCCACCAAAATCCAGAGGGCGGGCAGCACTTCAACCACCAGCAGTTGATGGCGGCCATGGAGCACGCGCTGGGAACACTCGCCGAGGTCTGCGATGGTCGCACGCTGGCCGGCGAGGATCTGGGCGCTGCGTTTGGGGCTGCTCACGATGGTGCAGTGATCGCTGCCATAGTGGCCGCCACCACCGACGAGTCTGCGGTGGCCCAACAAGGCCGGTGGTTGCAACGGACGTCCGAGGAGTTTCACCACGCCATGTGGAGACGATTTGTACCAATGGACGACGGCCGGTTTCGGGTGCGTCTGCGCCGCGGCGAGCGTGTGCTGGTTGCACGTGTGCTGGCCGAACAGCAGCAGCGGCTTGCCGAGGACACACCCGACCTGGCGCCGCTGTTTCCTCCCGGCTACGGCGATGTTGACCCCGATGCGGCAATTCGCTCGGCCGAGTTCGCCTCGCTAACCCGGGACGACCTCATGATGGGGCGACGCAACGCACTCCAATCAATGCAGGCCTCGCTGGGCGAGCGCATCATCGACGCCGATACGCTCGCCGCCTGGATGCGGACATTCAACGACGTTCGTCTGGTCATGGGCACCAACCTGGAAATCGACCATGACGAGCAGCCACCGCCAGTTCCGTGGGACCCCACGTTCCCCGCCTGGCGCTCCTATTCGCTCCTCGGCAACCTGGTGCACGAGGCCGTCATGGCCCTGCGCACGCAGCTGTAA
- the clpS gene encoding ATP-dependent Clp protease adapter ClpS — MIRGSSLSTTAPDTLERTEVDESLSLDRPWVVIVWNDPINLMEYVTFVFQSLFGFSKEKATRLMLDVHQLGRATVATGTRERCELDVSRLHEHGLWATMEQDS; from the coding sequence ATGATCCGCGGATCGTCACTGAGCACCACGGCACCCGACACCCTCGAACGCACCGAGGTCGATGAATCACTCTCGTTGGACCGCCCATGGGTGGTCATCGTCTGGAACGACCCGATCAACCTGATGGAGTACGTCACCTTCGTCTTTCAGTCACTGTTTGGTTTTTCAAAGGAGAAGGCCACCAGATTGATGCTGGACGTGCACCAGTTGGGCCGAGCCACCGTGGCCACCGGCACCCGGGAGCGGTGCGAGCTCGACGTTTCCCGTCTGCACGAGCACGGCCTGTGGGCAACGATGGAGCAGGATTCGTGA